In Micromonospora cremea, the genomic window ACACGGGCTCAACGAGCGACAGATCGAGGCGTTGATTCGGCACGGCAACCCCTTCGTGCACGTGCCCTTCCCGTTCACCGCGACCGGGCCGTCCTCCGCCCGTCCCGCCGGCTACTCGGCCCAGGCCGCGCGTACCAACGGGCTGACGGTGCGGCACCCGGCCGCGCGGGTCGTGCCACCCGGGGTACGGCCCACCGCTCCCGGCCGGCCGGTGACTCCCCCCGTCACCGCGCCGCGCTGGCCCCGGGCGAGCTGAGCGCGCTACCCCCGCCCGCCCGTCCCGGGGCGACACGACGCCGGCCCGACGCGAGGTTCCCCACCCGCGCCGGGCCGGCGTCGTGCTGCCCGGGCCTCAGTCGTTGCCGGCCCCGACCCCGCAGTCCGGCGCGGACCAGCTCGTCGTGTTCGAGCTGTTGTCGCTGTTGTTCTCCCGCCGCGAGTCGACGTGCACGTGATCGTCGTGGTCGGGGTAGCCCGGCCCGTAGAGACCGCTGAAGCCGTTGTTGCGCGCGCTGCGGGCCACCTGGCACAGCGACGACGTCCGCGAGGTGACGTCGGCCGCGTTGCCGTACAGGTGCTGGCTGTCCGACGCGCCGCCGACCTGGTTGTTGCAGCTCCGGCTGCGGAAGCCGCCCGAGACGTAGAGCGGCTTGTCGCCGAGGCCCTTGCGCAGCGCCTCCAGCTTCCACATGGTGCGCAGCGCGTTCTGCCGGGTCTGGTCCGCCGACAGCGGGCCGCCGGTCCACCCGCCCCGACCGCACCCGTCGTCCAGCTCGCTGTAGCTGAAGTGCGCGGGCGTGCAGTCGTTGTCCTGGAGCTGGTACAGCTTGGCGTAGGTCTGCGGGCCGGCGATCCCGTCGGCCCGCAGCCCGTACGCCTGCTGGAACCGCTTGACCGCGGCGGCGGTCTTCGGTCCGTAGATGCCGTCGTTCTCGACGATGTCCCGGTCCCCGGCCCAACCGGCCACCCGGATCTGCAACTGTCGGACGTCGCTGCCCGAGCGCCCCTGCGACAGGGTGCGATCCCAGGTGTAGCAGCCGTCCGCGTGCGCCGCGGGCGCGGCGACCACTGAGGCGATCGCGGCCCCGGGCAGCGCCAGGGCGAATGCGACGGCAGCTCGCTTCAAGGTGTTTACGCGCACAGAAGTCCTCCCGATAGGAGAGCGAATGGGGTGGGTCCGGGACATCGACCGGGACGTCCCGCGATTTCCACCCTCGCACCGATCAGGGCGGTTGGCGGCAATTAACGAGAATTGTCCTCACGAACGGCCTTGCCTGGGTATTGCCTGGGAATTCGGCTG contains:
- a CDS encoding D-Ala-D-Ala carboxypeptidase family metallohydrolase produces the protein MRVNTLKRAAVAFALALPGAAIASVVAAPAAHADGCYTWDRTLSQGRSGSDVRQLQIRVAGWAGDRDIVENDGIYGPKTAAAVKRFQQAYGLRADGIAGPQTYAKLYQLQDNDCTPAHFSYSELDDGCGRGGWTGGPLSADQTRQNALRTMWKLEALRKGLGDKPLYVSGGFRSRSCNNQVGGASDSQHLYGNAADVTSRTSSLCQVARSARNNGFSGLYGPGYPDHDDHVHVDSRRENNSDNSSNTTSWSAPDCGVGAGND